The Chitinophaga lutea genome contains the following window.
GCAAAACAGATTCAGGAAATATACAGAATATTTAGGCAAATTTCTGTTTCTGATCGGTCCGGTTTTAGGAAGCTAAGAAAAGGTTTTATTAATAATAACTCAATTGAAGAGTTATGTAAAGGGAGTATTTCTCCGCTAGTTTACTCAGAAATAAAAAGAATAAGTCCGGAACTCGAAAAGAGGTTGAAGAGATTCTTTAAAGACTTTTATTCAGAAGTGCCCAAAACTTCTGCATTCAAAAAAGCTTGCGGAGAAATTGGAGTTTTTTATAATGATTTTTTAGATCATAATGAATCAGAAGTTTGTCCGTTTTGTGGGATAGCCGATATAATGACTTCAAGACTATCTAAAAGGGATGCGTTTGATCATTATCTACCTAAAGATATATATCCTTTCAATTCTATCAATCCTAACAACCTAGCCCCTATTTGCAAGACATGCAATAGTTCGTATAAACTTGCCAAAAGCCCTATACAAGATAAGAGCGGGAAGAAAAGAAAGGCATTTTATCCATTTGCAATAAAGGCTGTCAAATTAGAGATTAATGCCCAATTTACCTGTAAGGATATTAATAAATTAAAGAAGTCAGAGATCGTATTAAAAATAACAAATAAAGCCTATCAAGAACAAGTATGTACATGGATGGATTTGTTTGGAATAGAAGAAAGATATGTAGATAAGTTTTGTAGTAAGGAGGCTAACTGGTGGCGAATTCAAATGTTGGATGAACTCCGAAATTCCAAACTTCAGAAGCACAAATTGTTAGCTCAGAAACTGAAGTTGTTTGAAAGCAACTCACATGTCGATAAAAACTTTCTTAAAATTCCTTACTTTATAGCATGTAGTAAATTAGGGCTGTTATAATACTACTATTTTGACTTATTAAAGTAAAGCACTAGCCTGCCCCCGACCTTTTGTCCGCAAATATGAAATAGTAAAAATTATATCAACTTGCTGAGATGTAATTTCATCTTAACTTTACTGAGCACGCTCTTTCTATCTTTATTACTGCTGGCAAATTGTTGGCAAAAAATAAAATAGGTCACTTCCGTGACCTATTAAATGTTTGATAACCAAGCTCCCCCTGTTGGACTTGAACCAACGACCCTCTGATTAACAGTCAGATGCTCTAACCAACTGAGCTAAGGAGGAATGTTCCCGGTTTGAATTGGGATTGCAAAAATAGGGATTTTTTTAATCTTGCAAAATATTGTCGCTTTTTTTTTGAAAAATTCTTCGCGGAGCCTAAATCGCAAAATTGTCATCACGGATGCCTGGGCTTGGGACACGTGGTTGTTGCTTTGCGCCTTATCTCACATGAAAAAAATACGCAATGCGAAGCTTAACAAGGAACCTCTGCTTTTGCTAAAACCATTGTAACTATTCCTCATTCACTATTTTTGCCCTTACAAATAACTCTAATAAGTCAGTTGCAAAAGGAAGTGCAAAGTCCCTTCCCTTTCTATATCCCTCTAGTTGGGTTACATCCCATTGATAGTTTTTAAACTCAGGCTCTAACGCAGGATCAATTTCAAAGACCAAATAATAAGCCTGTGTCGGGCGACCAGGATACCCTCTGGATATCAAATCCTTTCTAGATAGAATCCGGGGGCCCGCGGCTGACAGCTTGAGTAATCGGCTTTGCAAAGAATTCTTTTTATTATGCAGTAATAAATATCGCGCCCCGGTAAGCCGCGAATTCAAATTAATTGACTCCATCTCTGCATTCCATCTCGTATTATATAAACTTGCCGAAAGTATCCATTCGAGATGCTGTTCATTTTTACAATATCCTACCAAAACAGTAGTTTCATCGAGTAGAAGGTCCCGGTTCTTTCCAAGTGCTTCTGGCAGGGCAATATTCATATTGGGAACATCGCTAGCTTGATAGGTTTTAAAAACATACGCAGACATTCGCTCTCGTTGAGAGGCTCTGTTAAGAAAATGCTTTACCACCTCTCTCAAAAACTGTTTAAATGTAAAAATACCAGTGTTTGACCTTGTAGGACGAATAGCAAACGCTCCCAATCCGGGCAAGATTTCGTGGAATCCTCTTAGATTATCTGATTCTTCTCCAGGATATAATACATATGCACCTGCCGTCCTTCGAATTGCGTCGCGATAGGTATGCATTTTCAAAAGATCTACCGTGCGATATTTTGTCGAATTGACAATTCCCATTTCTGAATCGGCAACAACTTCATCGTCAAAATGCTTTAAATGAGCAATCCTGTACTTTGCATCAAAGTGGAGGTGAACAATTAACTCTTGTCTTTCAGCTTCATCGCTATTCAAACCAAAGGGCCAAATGCTTAGCGTATAATCAGGTCTCAATGCTGTTGTCCAACTACCTTTATTGGGATAGGTACTCCCTTTAGAGAAGGTTCTATTATAACAAAATTGAACATTCAGCTTTCGACTTGGTGCCTCAAATACCCCTTCTACCGCAAGTAGCCTTCCCTGCTTAAGTTTCAGCCCCATTCCATCCTTTGTGTGCTCGATCAAACCTAATAGGTTTGACTCCTTTAACAGGAAGTTCTCTCCAATTACATCGACTAATTTAAAAAACAGCCAATATTCATATAACGCAGCCACATCCTTTTTGCCTCCCTCATACACATCGTCTCCTCCTTCCCAAGAAAGTTGAGCTGCTAAATCAAAGAAAATCCACGCCCTTAATATTTCCCTATATCCAGATTTTCGCTGAAGAACAGGGCTCTGTAGCGGTAGACTGTGTAACCTTCCTACATCTTTAAATACGTTATGCGATAAATACAACCGAATCCGCTCCTCTACCCTGCGAACTTCGGCCACATGTCTTGGATTATCTTCTATAGCGTCATAAAAAACAGTGCAAACGTCTGCAAATTGCTCCAGCGCATATTTTATAAAGCGATTCTCTGGTGTATCTAATGACTCTGCCTTTTTTAGCGCATTTATCTTAAGTACAGCTCCTCGAGGCGAGTTTGCTATTTGTCGAAGTTGCCGGCTATTCAGACGCCTTAACTTTCGTGCATCAACTTCCGCTTCTTCTTCCCCCCATTTCGTCGCTGGAAACACCAATATTTTATTTACGGCGTTGCTAAACGCTTCGGAATCGATAATTCCCTTAACAAAACAAAAACGTTGATATGCGACTTTACTTGACGTATTTTGTTTCGGTTCAAATCGCTGAAGGATAGGCGCATTGTGAGCCATAATCAACTCTGTACACTTCTCCGCTATTTCCTCAAGCATGAATCGATAATCTGAGCGATAGTCAATTTTAACAGATCGCACTTCCAGATGCAATTGGCCCAATACATCGCTACTTCCCACTTGCCGAACATCTATGGACAATGTTCCAACATAGTTACCAGGACTGATTGTACCAAAAGATATATTGAACTTAAACGGGCGAACAACCTTTGCACTGGCGAACAGTTCATAACCTTCAGCAACTCGATATTGATAGGTAAGCCCCTCTACTACTTGTATCTCAGCCTCTCCAAATTCAATTGCTTCTGCCGTCGAGATCTTCCAAAGGCAATCAACGTTTGACTGCGCTGCTATTTGGACGCAAACTGATTCCGTTTTAGAAATTGGAACAAAGACCTCAATATCTCTAAGCTTCTGCATAACTTGTAAAGCCTTGGTCTACAAGGCTCTTGTACATCCTTTTGATTTTTTCTAATGACAACCGATACCTAATATTAAGATCACTGTCTGTAGTTTGGGCCACCTCTTGATTTAAGTAGTCTAGCACTTTTTTTTCGCTATCCTTCAAGCACAATTTTGCCAATATTTCCATTGTCTGCTCTAGCTTCCGTCTTGAGCCATGCAATCTTGGAAGCAATTTTTGCATAATAATGCAATCTATCAGATCGGCGTTCTCCCATTGATCAATCTCCTTTGCAACTGTTATAAATCGCTTTATTTCAGCTGCCGTCCTAAATCCAAATTCCGCTCCAACAGCCTTCAACGCTTTATAAAATCCGATTAACTCATTTGTTATCTCATTGTGTGAAAAGTTCCCTGTCTGCGTCGTGGCTAGCTTCACAAACTCTTGTGCCATTGCGTTCCCTTGCCCCTCAAGAGACCTTACATCTGCAAGGGTATCACTTCGCAAAAACTCAATCATGCTTTCCGTCGAAACCTTAAACTCAATAACGGAAGCCCTATCTAAGACCTTTGGACTGAACATATAAGTTGTTTCATCAATATTCACTGTTCCTATTACAAACAAATTATTAGGAAGCTTCAATTTACTCGGAATTCTACCTTCATTCCATCTTCCAGGACCAGGATGTAAACAGATCTCTTCTCCAGACTCCATGCAACTTAGAAAGTCTGCAAAATATCGCTCTACATGGCTTAGGTTCATCTCATCAAGAATGAGAAAATAAGGCATAGTTGGGTCTTCTGAAGCCGAAATAATCAAATCAAGTACACCATTTTCTGGGGACACATATGTTTTTTCCTTCTGCATATTGGGAAACCCCAAGAGCGGCTCACGATTGGTCCAGTCTGCACCAACTGGCACGACGCAGACTTGCCGACCATGATCTTTACTTATCCATTTGGCAAAAGAAATGGCGATTCGGGTTTTGCCTGAACCCGATAAGCCAGTTAGGATAACAAATGGCTTTGTTGCTAAAGCCGCAATAAAGCGCCGAACTAGACCTGGCTCCGTCTTAAAATATGTATTGTTTAACGAGGAAACAAATTGTTGACATTCAAAAGGTTCTGATATCGATTGTCTCTTTGAAACCTTATTGGGCTCTACAGTTCTTTTATTCATTTTACCAACAACTTCTTTATATTCTAACACTAGTTCTTCAATGTCATCTTCGAGAATTTTACTTTCGAGTCCATAGTTTTTCCTAGACTTGTTAATTGAGTAGTCCTTGAAATAGTAGGAGCTCCCGTATCGCTTTGGACTAACTCCTTCATTGCTCTTAAAAAAGGCCTGTACGGTCTCTCTTTTAAAGGGCCAAGGATGTGGAGGTTCGCGAGTTTCACTTATTCCATAAGCGAGTACTAGGCGCTGTTGCGCAATAAAATATAAATAGACCGGGTAAATTCCTTCTGATACTTTTTGGTCATCCGCCAACAACGCTATCCACGGAATTTTTGCTGTATTGCCTTGTCCGAAACCTGCTACTATTTTAAGCCCCTCGAATATCTTGCCCTCAAAGTTGGCTTTTTTGAGATTCTTTGGATCATTGTGAACCCTATCGAGGAACTCAAATACAATTGAGGAAATCGAATTAGCTTCTGAACTGGACATAGCTTCTTCTTTCTTTATAATAGTGAATCCACTGTTTAACAACAGTTTAAAGCATCGAGTCTTCATTCCGCCGGGAAAGCTATCACGGTCCAATTCAATCCCGTTTGCGAAGAGGTTAGCGTAAGAAACTAGTAGCTTCGGTGGGTAACGCTTCCCACGCCACACAGCGTCATAAACCTTGGACTGTGCACCCGGAGGAACACCTTGTCGATCAATCAGATCTACTGCTTTAAGAAAATGATCATGGGTTAAATTATTGGGTATAGCCATTATTTTGGGAATTATCATTAAGCTCTTGATCTACAACTCAATATAGCAAAAAATAGGCATATTATAGTTTTTGTGGGACATTACCCCACTTTACAACTAGAAGGGTCGTTTGAAAATTTTGATTCCTGCAAAATCTAATTCAACTTTTTTTCTAAACAGCCCTATTTCTGATATCTTTACTCCAGCCAGAGATTTATGAAATGGATTCTGTTCAGCCTTATTTTATTCCTCGCTTCCACGGGAGTGCGGGCGCATAGCCGCACGGATAGCCTCCTCCGGGAACTCGACATCATCATCTCCAAAACCGCCGATTTCGACGCGGGTAAAGAGAATGCCCTCCGCCAACTGAAAGAATCCTACCACAACGCGGCACAGCCGGAACAGAAATACGGCGCCTGCCTCGCCCTCTGCGAAGCATACAAAGCCTACAATTACGACTCGGCATTTTCCTACGCGCAACAACTGCAGAAAATCGCGGAAAAACTCCAGGATCCGCAACGGCAACTGTACGCCCGCATAAAACTGGGGTTCATCCTCCTGTCGTCCGGCATGTTCCGGGAAACAGGGCAGATCATGGACACCCTCCGCACGGCGCAGCTGCCGGATTCGATGCGGGCGGAGTTTTTTGTGCTCATGCGCCGCTATTATTACGACCTGGCGGACTATGTGAACGACCAGCACTATTCCCGCATCTACTTGGGAGAAGCGGCCCGCTTCACCGACTCGGCCGTGGCCCTCTACCCGGAAAACCACTTCCAGCGGCTGAGCTGTCTGGGGTACAAGTACTTCAAACAGGGCAACCTCGACAGTGCCCTCCATTACCTCAACCGCACCATCGCCCTCCCAAACCTCTCGTTCC
Protein-coding sequences here:
- a CDS encoding DUF2357 domain-containing protein, giving the protein MQKLRDIEVFVPISKTESVCVQIAAQSNVDCLWKISTAEAIEFGEAEIQVVEGLTYQYRVAEGYELFASAKVVRPFKFNISFGTISPGNYVGTLSIDVRQVGSSDVLGQLHLEVRSVKIDYRSDYRFMLEEIAEKCTELIMAHNAPILQRFEPKQNTSSKVAYQRFCFVKGIIDSEAFSNAVNKILVFPATKWGEEEAEVDARKLRRLNSRQLRQIANSPRGAVLKINALKKAESLDTPENRFIKYALEQFADVCTVFYDAIEDNPRHVAEVRRVEERIRLYLSHNVFKDVGRLHSLPLQSPVLQRKSGYREILRAWIFFDLAAQLSWEGGDDVYEGGKKDVAALYEYWLFFKLVDVIGENFLLKESNLLGLIEHTKDGMGLKLKQGRLLAVEGVFEAPSRKLNVQFCYNRTFSKGSTYPNKGSWTTALRPDYTLSIWPFGLNSDEAERQELIVHLHFDAKYRIAHLKHFDDEVVADSEMGIVNSTKYRTVDLLKMHTYRDAIRRTAGAYVLYPGEESDNLRGFHEILPGLGAFAIRPTRSNTGIFTFKQFLREVVKHFLNRASQRERMSAYVFKTYQASDVPNMNIALPEALGKNRDLLLDETTVLVGYCKNEQHLEWILSASLYNTRWNAEMESINLNSRLTGARYLLLHNKKNSLQSRLLKLSAAGPRILSRKDLISRGYPGRPTQAYYLVFEIDPALEPEFKNYQWDVTQLEGYRKGRDFALPFATDLLELFVRAKIVNEE
- a CDS encoding McrB family protein; this translates as MAIPNNLTHDHFLKAVDLIDRQGVPPGAQSKVYDAVWRGKRYPPKLLVSYANLFANGIELDRDSFPGGMKTRCFKLLLNSGFTIIKKEEAMSSSEANSISSIVFEFLDRVHNDPKNLKKANFEGKIFEGLKIVAGFGQGNTAKIPWIALLADDQKVSEGIYPVYLYFIAQQRLVLAYGISETREPPHPWPFKRETVQAFFKSNEGVSPKRYGSSYYFKDYSINKSRKNYGLESKILEDDIEELVLEYKEVVGKMNKRTVEPNKVSKRQSISEPFECQQFVSSLNNTYFKTEPGLVRRFIAALATKPFVILTGLSGSGKTRIAISFAKWISKDHGRQVCVVPVGADWTNREPLLGFPNMQKEKTYVSPENGVLDLIISASEDPTMPYFLILDEMNLSHVERYFADFLSCMESGEEICLHPGPGRWNEGRIPSKLKLPNNLFVIGTVNIDETTYMFSPKVLDRASVIEFKVSTESMIEFLRSDTLADVRSLEGQGNAMAQEFVKLATTQTGNFSHNEITNELIGFYKALKAVGAEFGFRTAAEIKRFITVAKEIDQWENADLIDCIIMQKLLPRLHGSRRKLEQTMEILAKLCLKDSEKKVLDYLNQEVAQTTDSDLNIRYRLSLEKIKRMYKSLVDQGFTSYAEA